In a genomic window of Salmo salar unplaced genomic scaffold, Ssal_v3.1, whole genome shotgun sequence:
- the LOC106595228 gene encoding uncharacterized protein, producing the protein MKSDLQLHQQSWSTVEKVGRDQQRWSTVEKVGRDQQRWSTVEKVGGDQQRWSTVEKVGRDQQRWSTVEKVGRDQQRWSTVEKVGRDQQRWSTVEKVGRDQQRWSTVEKVGRDQQRWSTVEKVGRDQQRWSTVEKVGRDQQRWSTVEKVGRDQQRWSTVEKVGRDQQRWSTVEKVGRDQQRWSTVEKVGRDQQRWSTVEKVGRDQQRWSTVEKVGRDQQRWSTVEKVGRDQQRWSTVEKVGGDQQSWRAFVAASWNHRDG; encoded by the exons ATGAAGTCTGATCTCCAACTACATCAGCAAAGCTGGAGCACGGTGGAGAAGGTGGGCAGAGACCAACAGAGGTGGAGCACGGTGGAGAAGGTGGGCAGAGACCAACAGAGGTGGAGCACGGTGGAGAAGGTGGGCGGAGACCAACAGAGGTGGAGCACGGTGGAGAAGGTGGGCAGAGACCAACAGAGGTGGAGCACGGTGGAGAAGGTGGGCAGAGACCAACAGAGGTGGAGCACGGTGGAGAAGGTGGGCAGAGACCAACAGAGGTGGAGCACGGTGGAGAAGGTGGGCAGAGACCAACAGAGGTGGAGCACGGTGGAGAAGGTGGGTAGAGACCAACAGAGGTGGAGCACGGTGGAGAAGGTGGGCAGAGACCAACAGAGGTGGAGCACGGTGGAGAAGGTGGGCAGAGACCAACAGAGGTGGAGCACGGTGGAGAAGGTGGGCAGAGACCAACAGAGGTGGAGCACGGTGGAGAAGGTGGGTAGAGACCAACAGAGGTGGAGCACGGTGGAGAAGGTGGGCAGAGACCAACAGAGGTGGAGCACGGTGGAGAAGGTGGGCAGAGACCAACAGAGGTGGAGCACGGTGGAGAAGGTGGGCAGAGACCAACAGAGGTGGAGCACGGTGGAGAAGGTGGGCAGAGACCAACAGAGGTGGAGCACGGTGGAGAAG gtgGGCAGAGACCAACAGAGGTGGAGCACGGTGGAGAAGGTGGGCGGAGACCAACAGAGCTGGAGAGCCTTTGTTGCTGCCAGCTGGAACCACAGGGATGGCTGA